A single region of the Rathayibacter rathayi genome encodes:
- a CDS encoding sulfite exporter TauE/SafE family protein, translated as MTDATDQQPTAQQPTAQPARVRPRTLLVLALIGAVGGTLSGAFGVGGGIVMVPMLIAWAGMDQRRASATSLLAIAPTSVAGAFGYALAGQVAWAPAAVIAAAAMLGALAGSWLLARLPLGVLRWLFVALLVAAAVRMAVFGSNDTGDIAEGWAVWPGFATLGAGMGVASGLFGIGGGAIAVPVLVGAFGFADLLAKGTSLAAMIPTAITGSIANARRGLLDVRAGLVVGLTATAFSFAGVALSFLLPARVSGILFAALLLLAAVQLALRGRRASRALPPGCP; from the coding sequence GTGACCGACGCGACCGACCAGCAGCCGACCGCCCAGCAGCCGACCGCCCAGCCCGCTCGCGTGCGCCCGCGAACCCTGCTCGTCCTCGCGCTGATCGGCGCCGTCGGCGGGACCCTCTCGGGCGCCTTCGGCGTCGGCGGCGGGATCGTGATGGTGCCGATGCTGATCGCGTGGGCCGGGATGGACCAGCGCCGCGCCTCCGCCACCTCGCTGCTCGCGATCGCCCCGACCTCGGTCGCCGGTGCGTTCGGCTATGCGCTCGCCGGGCAGGTCGCCTGGGCTCCCGCCGCGGTGATCGCGGCCGCCGCGATGCTGGGAGCCCTCGCCGGCTCCTGGTTGCTCGCGCGACTGCCGCTGGGGGTGCTGCGCTGGCTGTTCGTGGCGCTGCTGGTGGCGGCAGCGGTGCGGATGGCCGTGTTCGGTTCGAATGACACCGGCGACATCGCCGAGGGCTGGGCGGTGTGGCCGGGATTCGCGACGCTCGGGGCCGGAATGGGGGTCGCCTCCGGACTCTTCGGCATCGGCGGCGGAGCGATCGCCGTGCCGGTCCTGGTCGGCGCCTTCGGATTTGCGGACCTGCTGGCCAAGGGCACCTCGCTCGCCGCGATGATCCCCACCGCGATCACCGGCTCGATCGCGAACGCCCGCCGCGGACTGCTCGACGTGCGCGCTGGCCTGGTGGTGGGGCTGACCGCCACTGCCTTCTCCTTCGCCGGAGTCGCCCTCTCCTTCCTCCTGCCGGCGCGCGTCTCCGGGATCCTCTTCGCGGCGCTGCTCCTGCTCGCGGCGGTGCAGCTCGCCCTCCGCGGGCGGCGCGCCTCTCGCGCCCTGCCCCCCGGTTGTCCGTGA
- the rpmB gene encoding 50S ribosomal protein L28: protein MAAVCQVTGAVPGFGHAISHSHRRTKRRFDPNVQKKTYYVPSLRRNVTLTLSAKGIKVIDVRGIESVVKDILARGVKI from the coding sequence ATGGCAGCAGTCTGCCAGGTGACCGGAGCCGTCCCCGGCTTCGGGCACGCCATCTCGCACTCGCACCGGCGCACCAAGCGCCGCTTCGACCCGAACGTACAGAAGAAGACGTACTACGTGCCGTCGCTTCGCCGTAACGTCACCCTGACCCTCTCGGCCAAGGGCATCAAGGTCATCGACGTCCGCGGCATCGAGTCCGTCGTCAAGGACATTCTCGCTCGTGGGGTGAAGATCTAA
- the rpmG gene encoding 50S ribosomal protein L33: MAKQQDVRPIIKLRSTAGTGYTYVTKKNRRNDPDRLVLKKYDPVVRKHVDFREER; the protein is encoded by the coding sequence ATGGCCAAGCAGCAGGACGTCCGTCCCATCATCAAGCTCCGTTCGACGGCCGGCACCGGTTACACCTACGTGACCAAGAAGAACCGCCGCAACGACCCCGACCGTCTCGTGCTCAAGAAGTACGACCCCGTAGTGCGCAAGCACGTCGACTTCCGCGAGGAGCGCTAA
- a CDS encoding Asp23/Gls24 family envelope stress response protein codes for MAETPATTTRRSSTGPGRTVIEDGVIAKVAGIAAREVPGVYALGGGAARAIGAIRSAIGNDDRGQGVKVEVGERQVAADITIVAEYPAPLQKVAEDVRSAVADAIQHIAGMEVAEINVTVQDVHIPEDDSRESDPRVV; via the coding sequence ATGGCCGAGACCCCCGCGACCACCACCCGTCGAAGCAGCACCGGACCCGGACGCACCGTGATCGAGGACGGCGTCATCGCCAAAGTCGCCGGCATCGCCGCCCGCGAGGTCCCCGGCGTGTACGCCCTCGGTGGAGGAGCGGCCCGGGCCATCGGCGCGATTCGCAGCGCGATCGGCAACGACGACCGCGGCCAGGGCGTCAAGGTCGAGGTGGGCGAGCGCCAGGTGGCCGCCGACATCACCATCGTCGCCGAGTACCCGGCGCCCCTGCAGAAGGTCGCTGAGGACGTCCGCTCGGCCGTCGCCGATGCCATCCAGCACATCGCGGGCATGGAGGTGGCCGAGATCAACGTGACCGTCCAGGACGTGCACATCCCCGAGGATGACAGCCGGGAGTCCGATCCGCGCGTCGTCTGA
- a CDS encoding four-carbon acid sugar kinase family protein, with the protein MDESIALGAYPAPVPVPAARVAEAVARTNRVLIVLDDDPTGTQSVADLPVLTSWEPDDLRWALSQGARAVYVLTNTRSLDPDSAAERTRAVVGTASAVAADLGTPIAFVSRGDSTLRGHYPLETDIVEETLRDATGRGVDGVVLVPAFPDAGRITIGGVHLMRTPEGLVPVAETEFARDATFGYSCSDLAEWVAEKTRGRWAADQVVRLDLGVLRGGIDRIIAALLPLEEATPVIADAVLEDDLRLLALGLEAAEAAGKRLLYRVGPPFVRARIGQEARAPLTATDVFGTGGEDTGGESTGGEDTGGESTGGLVVVGSHVGLTSRQLAVLTGRGALERVLELDVEQVLAGDDAQLDSLVDAAVDALGRGDVALHTSRHLRRTEDADESLDISRRVSAAIVTVVERILARRRPRFVIAKGGITSSDVATHGLGIRRALVRGPMLPGIVSLWEPVDGPARGVPYIVFAGNVGDDDSLAAVVATLTRPSA; encoded by the coding sequence ATGGACGAGTCGATCGCCCTGGGCGCCTACCCCGCGCCCGTCCCCGTCCCGGCCGCCCGCGTCGCCGAGGCCGTCGCCCGCACCAACCGCGTCCTGATCGTCCTCGACGACGATCCGACCGGGACGCAGTCGGTGGCCGACCTGCCAGTCCTGACGTCCTGGGAGCCGGACGACCTGCGCTGGGCTCTCTCGCAGGGCGCCCGCGCGGTCTACGTCCTCACGAACACGCGAAGCCTCGATCCGGACTCCGCCGCCGAGCGCACTCGCGCCGTCGTCGGCACCGCCAGCGCCGTCGCCGCCGACCTCGGAACGCCGATCGCGTTCGTGAGCCGTGGCGACTCAACGCTCAGGGGCCACTACCCGCTCGAGACCGACATCGTCGAAGAGACGCTCCGCGACGCGACCGGCCGAGGAGTCGACGGCGTGGTCCTCGTGCCCGCATTCCCCGATGCCGGACGTATCACGATCGGCGGCGTGCACCTGATGCGCACGCCCGAGGGCCTGGTGCCCGTCGCCGAGACCGAGTTCGCCCGCGACGCGACGTTCGGCTACTCCTGCTCCGACCTCGCGGAGTGGGTGGCCGAGAAGACGCGCGGACGTTGGGCGGCCGATCAGGTGGTGCGTCTGGATCTCGGTGTGCTGCGCGGCGGAATCGACCGGATCATCGCCGCACTGCTCCCCCTCGAGGAAGCGACTCCGGTGATCGCCGACGCGGTACTCGAGGACGATCTGCGCCTCCTCGCCCTCGGCCTGGAGGCGGCGGAGGCGGCCGGCAAGCGGCTCCTCTACCGGGTCGGGCCGCCGTTCGTCCGCGCCCGCATCGGCCAGGAGGCGCGCGCGCCACTCACCGCCACGGATGTTTTCGGCACGGGCGGCGAGGACACGGGCGGCGAGAGCACAGGCGGCGAGGACACAGGCGGCGAGAGCACAGGCGGACTGGTCGTGGTCGGCTCGCACGTCGGCCTCACCTCACGGCAGCTCGCGGTTCTCACGGGTCGCGGCGCGCTGGAGCGGGTCCTCGAGCTCGACGTCGAGCAGGTCCTGGCCGGCGATGACGCGCAGCTCGACTCCCTCGTGGACGCGGCGGTCGACGCACTCGGCCGCGGCGACGTGGCCCTGCACACCAGCCGCCACCTGCGCCGAACAGAGGACGCGGACGAAAGTCTGGACATCTCGCGCCGCGTGTCGGCCGCCATTGTCACTGTGGTCGAGCGAATCCTCGCCCGCAGACGGCCTCGGTTCGTCATCGCGAAGGGCGGGATCACCTCGAGCGACGTCGCGACGCACGGTCTCGGAATCCGCCGCGCGCTCGTACGCGGTCCGATGCTGCCGGGGATCGTCTCGCTCTGGGAGCCGGTCGACGGACCCGCGCGGGGCGTCCCCTACATCGTGTTCGCGGGGAATGTCGGCGACGACGACTCGCTCGCCGCCGTGGTCGCCACCCTCACCCGCCCCTCCGCGTGA
- a CDS encoding polysaccharide deacetylase family protein, translated as MERLRRRALLLGIASSAVALTGCTPTEPADADAQQPVTPSLPRPVPSGTPAPVPVRVKAPLPSGTISELPGDGKLLAWTVDDGADSGVVAAYAQFAKDTGTRLTFFLNGQYDSWTVNAPALGPLVASGQVQLANHTWSHADLTSLSTAGVQEELGRNGDFIRSTYGVEAAPFYRPPFGYTDERTRAAAAAIGYRATVLWYGSLSDSGRITPEQLVGFADQWFLPQHIVIGHANFDPVTLVYARLVDILRERSLETVTLRDVFAA; from the coding sequence ATGGAGCGGTTGAGGCGGCGCGCGCTGCTCCTGGGGATCGCCTCGTCGGCGGTAGCGCTGACCGGATGCACGCCTACGGAACCCGCGGACGCGGACGCGCAACAGCCCGTCACTCCGTCCCTCCCGCGCCCGGTGCCGAGCGGAACCCCTGCGCCGGTGCCGGTGCGGGTGAAGGCGCCGCTGCCCTCGGGCACGATCTCGGAGCTGCCGGGCGACGGGAAGCTGCTCGCGTGGACCGTCGATGACGGCGCCGACTCCGGTGTGGTCGCCGCGTACGCGCAGTTCGCGAAGGACACCGGGACGCGGCTGACCTTCTTCCTCAACGGGCAGTACGACTCGTGGACGGTGAACGCGCCGGCGCTCGGTCCGCTGGTCGCCTCCGGGCAGGTGCAGCTGGCGAACCACACCTGGTCGCACGCCGACCTCACGAGCCTCTCGACTGCTGGAGTGCAGGAGGAGCTGGGCCGTAACGGCGACTTCATTCGCTCGACCTACGGCGTGGAGGCGGCGCCGTTCTACCGGCCGCCATTCGGCTACACCGACGAGCGGACTCGCGCGGCGGCGGCGGCGATCGGCTATCGGGCGACGGTGCTCTGGTACGGCTCGCTCTCGGACTCGGGGCGGATCACTCCGGAGCAGCTGGTCGGCTTCGCTGATCAGTGGTTCCTGCCGCAGCACATCGTGATCGGGCATGCGAACTTCGACCCGGTGACGCTGGTCTACGCGCGCCTCGTCGACATCCTCCGCGAGCGCTCGCTCGAGACGGTCACCCTCCGCGACGTCTTCGCTGCCTGA
- a CDS encoding FadR/GntR family transcriptional regulator: protein MVRASLVTTVADAVLDDIVAGVVPIGSELPSEATLAAQHDVSRVTMREALKRLQGLGVLDVRRGKRGVVAPTSAWTDLEPILRVTAFGADPGLTELQLIEVREMIESGAAALAAARCSAKDLAELERMLRRMRTAHEESDVGAFVEADIAFHDVILRATGNVFVGVVLAPLSRVMREKRAQTSAVDAIQAHAIQQHTRVLAALRSGDAEASRTAMSAHMRQTADDFRAHVLPSLH from the coding sequence GTGGTCCGAGCCTCCCTCGTCACCACCGTCGCCGACGCTGTACTCGACGACATCGTCGCTGGCGTCGTACCGATCGGATCGGAGCTGCCGAGCGAGGCTACACTCGCCGCCCAGCACGACGTCAGCCGCGTCACGATGCGCGAGGCCCTGAAGCGGCTGCAGGGGCTCGGCGTGCTGGACGTTCGCCGGGGCAAGCGCGGAGTGGTCGCGCCCACGTCCGCCTGGACCGATCTCGAGCCAATCCTGCGGGTCACCGCCTTCGGTGCCGACCCGGGCCTGACCGAACTCCAGCTGATCGAGGTGCGCGAGATGATCGAGAGTGGGGCGGCGGCGCTAGCGGCGGCCCGGTGTTCCGCGAAGGACCTCGCCGAACTCGAGCGGATGCTGAGGCGGATGCGGACGGCGCACGAGGAGTCGGACGTCGGCGCCTTCGTCGAGGCCGACATCGCGTTCCACGACGTGATTCTGCGGGCGACCGGCAACGTCTTCGTCGGTGTCGTGCTCGCTCCGCTCTCCCGGGTGATGCGGGAGAAGCGTGCGCAGACCTCGGCGGTCGACGCGATCCAGGCGCACGCGATCCAGCAGCACACCCGGGTGCTCGCTGCCCTGCGCTCGGGCGACGCGGAGGCTTCGCGCACGGCCATGTCGGCGCACATGCGGCAGACGGCCGACGACTTCCGGGCGCACGTCCTGCCCTCGCTGCACTGA
- a CDS encoding LysE/ArgO family amino acid transporter, with protein MSPVLTAPLLAVLSGLGFGLSLIVAIGAQNAFVLRQGLRREHVPAVVAICALCDAALIVLGIAGIGAVLQSAPWLLLVIRWGGIVFLLVYAVLAARRALRPGTLDGDPAGTSTSLRTAIGTGLALTLLNPHVYLDTVVLLGSVANSHGEERWWFGAGAAAGSVLWFTALGFGARALRPLFRSRVAWRVLDAAVAVVMVVLAGSLALH; from the coding sequence GTGTCTCCAGTCCTCACCGCCCCACTCCTCGCCGTCCTGTCGGGCCTTGGCTTCGGTCTCTCGCTCATCGTGGCCATCGGCGCGCAGAACGCCTTTGTGCTCCGCCAGGGCCTCCGCCGCGAGCACGTCCCGGCCGTCGTGGCGATCTGCGCGCTCTGCGACGCCGCTCTGATCGTGCTGGGGATCGCGGGGATCGGCGCGGTCCTGCAGTCGGCGCCGTGGCTGCTGCTGGTGATCCGCTGGGGCGGCATCGTCTTTCTCCTGGTCTACGCGGTGCTCGCCGCCCGCCGCGCTCTGCGCCCGGGGACGCTCGACGGCGACCCGGCCGGCACGTCCACCTCGCTCCGCACGGCGATCGGCACAGGCCTGGCGCTCACGCTACTCAATCCGCATGTGTACCTCGACACGGTCGTGCTGCTGGGCTCGGTCGCGAATTCGCACGGCGAGGAGCGCTGGTGGTTCGGGGCGGGCGCCGCGGCGGGGAGCGTGCTGTGGTTCACCGCCCTCGGGTTCGGCGCTCGGGCGCTGCGTCCGCTGTTCCGGAGCCGCGTCGCGTGGCGGGTGCTCGACGCGGCCGTAGCGGTCGTGATGGTGGTGCTGGCGGGGTCGCTGGCCCTGCACTAA
- the deoC gene encoding deoxyribose-phosphate aldolase, giving the protein MTDSSLPTLAEIAALIDHAILKPEFTRADVDAQLDQARASGVFSVCVRPSDIAHAVARLDGSAVLVGTVIGFPHGTTSTAAKVAESRQALADGAVELDMVVNIGRLRSGLLQDVEDDIRAVVDAAEGRIVKVILETSLLDDEQIVEGSRAAERAGADFVKTATGFAGGGATQHDLRLMRGAVSEAVQVKASGGVRDLDTLLTYRELGVTRFGTSGSATILGDLAARRSGDSSAAQVDSASY; this is encoded by the coding sequence ATGACCGACTCCAGCCTGCCCACGCTTGCCGAGATCGCGGCGCTCATCGACCACGCGATCCTCAAGCCCGAGTTCACCCGAGCCGACGTCGACGCCCAGCTCGACCAGGCCCGAGCATCCGGCGTGTTCAGCGTCTGCGTCCGCCCCTCCGACATCGCCCACGCTGTCGCCCGGCTCGACGGCTCCGCAGTCCTGGTCGGCACGGTCATCGGCTTCCCCCACGGCACCACCTCCACCGCGGCCAAGGTCGCCGAATCGCGGCAGGCCCTCGCCGACGGCGCGGTCGAACTCGACATGGTCGTCAACATCGGCCGCCTGCGCAGCGGCCTGCTCCAGGACGTCGAGGACGACATCCGCGCGGTCGTCGACGCCGCAGAAGGCCGCATCGTCAAGGTCATCCTCGAGACCAGCCTCCTCGACGACGAGCAGATCGTCGAGGGCAGCCGCGCCGCCGAGCGCGCCGGAGCCGACTTCGTGAAGACGGCCACCGGATTCGCCGGCGGCGGCGCCACCCAGCACGACCTGCGCCTGATGCGTGGCGCCGTCTCCGAAGCCGTCCAGGTGAAGGCGTCCGGCGGCGTCCGCGACCTCGACACCCTCCTCACCTACCGCGAGCTGGGCGTCACCCGCTTCGGCACCAGCGGCTCCGCGACCATCCTCGGCGACCTCGCCGCGCGGCGCTCGGGCGACTCCTCCGCGGCTCAGGTCGACTCCGCCTCCTACTGA
- the rpsN gene encoding 30S ribosomal protein S14, with protein MAKKSKIARNEQRKVVVDRYAAQRLELKKALVDPAGTDESREAARVGLQKLPRNASPVRVRSRDAVDGRPRGNLTKFGISRVRFRDMAHRGELPGITKSSW; from the coding sequence ATGGCTAAGAAGAGCAAAATCGCCCGCAACGAGCAGCGCAAGGTGGTCGTCGACCGCTACGCCGCCCAGCGCCTCGAGCTGAAGAAGGCACTCGTCGACCCGGCCGGGACCGACGAGTCCCGCGAGGCCGCCCGCGTCGGCCTCCAGAAGCTTCCCCGCAACGCCTCGCCCGTCCGCGTCCGCTCGCGCGACGCCGTCGATGGCCGCCCTCGCGGCAACCTCACGAAGTTCGGCATCTCGCGTGTCCGCTTCCGCGACATGGCCCACCGCGGCGAACTGCCCGGCATCACCAAGTCGAGCTGGTAG